The following are from one region of the Polaribacter marinaquae genome:
- a CDS encoding dimethylarginine dimethylaminohydrolase family protein encodes MLKLNIKNETAKLKAVVLGIANSVGPTPKVEDCYDPKSKQHVLAGTYPKEADMVAEIDAVATVLEKYNVEVFRPKVIEDYNQIFSRDIAFVIEDKLVKANILPDRDQEIDAINHVLSQIDAKNIIKLPEECHVEGGDVMPWNDYIFVGTYSGEDYPEFITARTNTDAVIALQELFPEKTVKSFELRKDNVNPKENALHLDCCFQPIGKNKAILHKNGFLVEKEYQWLVDFFGKENIFEIDKEEMYNMNSNIFSISEDVIISEKNFTRLNTWLRSKGFIVEEVAYSEIAKQEGLLRCSTMPLIRE; translated from the coding sequence ATGTTAAAACTAAATATCAAAAATGAAACAGCTAAACTTAAAGCTGTAGTATTAGGAATAGCAAATAGTGTTGGTCCTACGCCCAAAGTAGAAGATTGTTACGACCCTAAAAGTAAGCAGCATGTTCTTGCGGGTACTTACCCAAAAGAAGCAGATATGGTTGCTGAAATAGATGCGGTTGCAACTGTTTTAGAAAAATATAATGTAGAAGTTTTTAGACCAAAAGTTATAGAAGATTATAATCAAATATTTTCTAGAGATATAGCATTTGTAATAGAAGATAAATTGGTAAAAGCAAATATTTTGCCAGATAGAGATCAAGAAATTGATGCGATAAATCATGTGTTATCTCAAATTGATGCTAAAAATATTATAAAGCTACCTGAAGAATGTCATGTAGAAGGTGGTGATGTAATGCCCTGGAATGATTATATTTTTGTGGGTACTTACTCAGGAGAAGATTATCCAGAATTTATTACAGCAAGAACGAATACAGATGCTGTAATTGCGTTGCAAGAATTGTTTCCAGAAAAAACGGTAAAATCTTTTGAATTAAGAAAAGATAATGTGAACCCTAAAGAGAATGCTTTACATTTAGATTGTTGCTTTCAACCAATAGGAAAAAACAAAGCTATACTTCATAAAAACGGATTTTTAGTTGAAAAAGAATATCAATGGTTAGTAGATTTCTTTGGAAAAGAGAATATTTTTGAAATTGATAAGGAAGAAATGTATAACATGAATAGTAATATTTTTTCGATTTCAGAAGATGTAATCATTTCAGAAAAAAACTTTACTCGCTTAAATACGTGGCTTAGAAGTAAAGGATTTATAGTTGAAGAAGTTGCTTATTCAGAAATAGCCAAACAAGAAGGCTTGCTAAGGTGTTCTACAATGCCGTTAATAAGAGAATAA
- the ctlX gene encoding citrulline utilization hydrolase CtlX: MQQTTNTILMIRPINFRMNEQTAVNNYFQEDIDLKNAEINNKAQQEFDAFVFKLKSFGVNVVVVSDTDKFDTPDSIFPNNWISFHSDGTVGLYPMFAENRRLERRDDILNELEKNDFLIENIVDYTSAEEEDLFLEGTGSIILDRVNRKAYCALSARADEDLFIEFCEDFEYTPVVFVANQTVEGERAAIYHTNVMMCVAETFAVICLDTIDNKAEKKNVLKHLKEDGKQVIEITEAQMHNFAGNMLQVRGANDELFLVMSKTAHDSLTQSQVAKINNHCKIISSSLETIETCGGGSARCMMAEVFLPKN, from the coding sequence ATGCAACAAACTACAAATACCATATTAATGATTCGTCCTATCAACTTTAGGATGAATGAACAAACCGCAGTAAACAACTATTTTCAGGAAGACATTGATTTAAAAAATGCTGAAATTAATAACAAAGCTCAACAAGAATTTGATGCTTTTGTTTTTAAATTAAAAAGTTTTGGTGTTAATGTTGTAGTAGTTTCTGATACTGATAAATTTGACACACCAGATTCAATTTTTCCTAATAATTGGATTTCTTTTCATTCTGATGGAACTGTAGGATTGTATCCAATGTTTGCAGAAAATAGACGTTTGGAAAGAAGAGATGATATTTTAAATGAGTTAGAAAAAAATGATTTTTTAATCGAAAATATTGTTGATTATACTTCTGCTGAAGAAGAAGATTTATTTTTAGAAGGTACAGGAAGTATTATTTTAGATAGAGTAAATAGAAAAGCATACTGCGCTTTATCTGCCAGAGCAGATGAAGATTTATTTATAGAGTTTTGTGAAGATTTTGAGTATACACCTGTAGTTTTTGTTGCTAATCAAACTGTAGAAGGAGAGAGAGCAGCAATTTATCATACAAATGTGATGATGTGCGTTGCAGAAACTTTTGCAGTAATCTGTCTTGATACCATAGATAATAAAGCCGAAAAGAAAAATGTCTTAAAGCATTTAAAAGAAGATGGTAAACAGGTCATTGAAATTACTGAAGCTCAAATGCATAATTTTGCCGGTAACATGTTACAAGTTAGAGGAGCTAATGATGAGTTGTTTCTTGTGATGAGTAAAACTGCACACGATTCGTTAACACAAAGTCAGGTAGCTAAAATAAATAATCATTGTAAAATTATTTCTAGTTCTTTAGAAACAATAGAAACTTGCGGTGGTGGTAGTGCACGATGTATGATGGCAGAAGTATTTTTACCAAAAAATTAA
- a CDS encoding PrsW family intramembrane metalloprotease: MNLLLLAIAPVTIIILYIYFKDKYEKEPVTILVKTFLLGATVSVTLTFAIGYAATLLFPELNSKDIFHQFLKAFVVVALVEEFSKYLIVRFYSQKNKEFNEPFDGIVYAVMVSMGFAALENVIYTFQYGAGTGLIRAFTAVPAHATFGILMGYFMGKAKFSKNRVQLNLIGLLLATIFHGAYDFFLFINFIPGISIGAFISLIIGIVLSRKAIKKHQDNSVFKL; this comes from the coding sequence ATGAATTTACTACTCTTGGCTATTGCGCCAGTAACTATTATAATTTTATATATTTACTTTAAAGATAAATATGAAAAAGAGCCTGTAACAATTTTAGTAAAAACATTTCTATTAGGTGCAACTGTAAGTGTGACTCTAACTTTTGCTATTGGCTATGCTGCTACCTTATTATTTCCAGAATTAAATTCAAAAGATATATTTCATCAGTTTTTAAAAGCTTTTGTAGTAGTTGCTTTAGTTGAAGAATTTTCTAAATATTTAATAGTAAGGTTTTATTCGCAAAAAAATAAAGAATTTAACGAACCCTTCGATGGAATCGTCTATGCAGTGATGGTTTCTATGGGGTTTGCAGCTTTAGAAAATGTAATATATACTTTTCAATATGGTGCTGGGACAGGTTTAATTAGAGCTTTTACGGCTGTTCCTGCACATGCAACTTTCGGAATTTTGATGGGATATTTTATGGGAAAAGCTAAGTTTTCTAAGAATAGAGTTCAATTGAATTTAATTGGTTTGTTATTAGCTACAATATTTCATGGAGCTTATGATTTTTTTCTATTCATAAATTTTATTCCGGGAATTTCAATTGGTGCTTTTATATCGCTTATAATAGGAATTGTTCTTTCTAGAAAAGCTATTAAAAAGCACCAAGATAATTCTGTTTTTAAATTGTAA
- the pafA gene encoding alkaline phosphatase PafA has translation MKKAIFYLLTSIILISSCTRSSTKTSKKPKLVIGIVIDQMRYDYLTRYADRYSEGGFNRILKNGFSLENAHFNYIPTYTAVGHTSIYTGTTPDNHGIISNNWYDKKLKETIYCVDDDNYKTVGNDGYVGKKSPHRLYTTTITDQLQLAQNMQGKTIGISIKDRSAILPVGHTANAAYWYDGGDKNQWITSSFYMDELPSWVKDFNKNNKADSYLNTTWETLYDIETYTQSRADNNIYENNLNGKEKPDFPKNLKELREKNGNFSLIKTIPAGNTYTVDFAKAVIKGEQLGTTEFTDFLSVSFSSTDYVGHRYGVAAVETEDTYLRLDKDLEEFFNFLDTEVGKGNYTLFLTADHAAVHVPSYLQSLKIPAHYMSTKDFSDFLLGVTQKYFNSKELIENVSNYQIFLDKNKIESLGLDKNDVAQRIADEVVNFDKIYKAVTARTLQTTNFTSGILSSLQNGYNQKFSGDVLMIPYPATLISSRKGTSHGSGYSYDTHVPIIFYGNGIKKGRSTKKYDIIDIAPTISNLLKIEAPNGTSGKIIDEVLEK, from the coding sequence ATGAAGAAAGCTATTTTCTACCTATTAACATCAATTATTTTAATCTCTAGTTGTACTAGAAGTAGTACAAAAACCTCAAAAAAACCAAAGTTGGTAATTGGTATTGTAATAGATCAAATGAGATATGATTATTTAACAAGATATGCAGACAGGTATTCTGAAGGCGGGTTTAATAGAATTTTAAAAAACGGATTCTCTCTTGAAAATGCCCATTTTAATTATATACCAACATATACTGCTGTCGGACACACATCTATATATACAGGTACAACACCAGATAATCACGGTATAATTTCTAACAATTGGTACGATAAAAAATTAAAAGAAACGATCTACTGTGTAGATGATGATAACTACAAAACGGTAGGAAATGATGGTTATGTTGGAAAAAAATCTCCACATAGATTATACACTACAACAATAACCGATCAGTTACAATTAGCACAAAATATGCAAGGAAAAACAATTGGTATTTCTATTAAAGATAGATCTGCAATTTTACCAGTTGGGCATACAGCTAATGCTGCATATTGGTACGATGGAGGCGATAAAAATCAATGGATAACTAGTTCTTTTTATATGGATGAATTACCAAGTTGGGTAAAAGATTTTAATAAAAATAACAAAGCAGATTCTTATTTAAATACTACTTGGGAAACATTATATGATATCGAAACATATACACAAAGTAGAGCCGATAATAATATTTACGAAAACAATTTAAACGGAAAAGAAAAACCAGACTTTCCTAAAAACTTAAAAGAATTAAGAGAAAAAAATGGGAATTTTAGCTTGATCAAAACTATTCCTGCTGGTAATACTTATACTGTAGATTTTGCAAAAGCAGTGATTAAAGGAGAACAATTAGGTACTACTGAATTTACAGATTTTTTAAGTGTTAGTTTTTCATCTACAGATTATGTTGGTCATAGATACGGTGTTGCTGCTGTAGAAACTGAAGATACATATTTAAGACTTGATAAAGATTTAGAAGAATTTTTTAATTTTTTAGACACTGAAGTTGGTAAAGGAAATTACACTTTATTTTTAACTGCAGATCATGCAGCGGTTCATGTACCATCTTACCTTCAATCACTAAAAATACCTGCACATTATATGAGCACTAAAGATTTTAGCGACTTCTTATTAGGTGTTACCCAAAAGTATTTTAATTCTAAAGAATTGATAGAAAATGTTTCTAATTATCAAATCTTTTTAGATAAAAATAAAATTGAATCTTTAGGTTTAGATAAAAATGATGTTGCACAAAGAATTGCTGATGAAGTTGTAAATTTTGATAAAATATACAAAGCTGTAACTGCTAGAACATTACAAACAACTAATTTTACTAGCGGTATTTTAAGCTCTTTGCAAAATGGTTACAATCAGAAATTTTCTGGAGACGTTTTAATGATTCCTTATCCTGCAACATTAATTAGCAGTAGAAAAGGTACAAGTCACGGTTCTGGTTACTCTTATGATACACACGTACCAATTATATTTTATGGTAACGGAATTAAAAAAGGAAGATCTACTAAGAAATATGATATTATAGATATTGCACCTACAATTTCTAATTTACTTAAAATTGAAGCGCCAAACGGAACATCAGGAAAAATTATAGATGAAGTTTTAGAGAAATAA
- a CDS encoding MlaE family ABC transporter permease, translating to MTYLEHVGKYFMMLKRVFRKPQKRRVFYQALMKEVEDLGIKSLGIIMFISFFIGGVIALQTALNLDSPFIPDSLIGFAAKRSIILEFAPTFCCIILAGKVGSYITSSIGTMRVTEQIDALEVMGINSLNFLVLPKIIAALFFYPFLITLAMALGIFGGWIAGVLSGLFAGTDYITGIQTDFKPFLIVYALIKTIIFSFLIATVPSYHGYYVKGGSIAVGRASTQAVVWTTILIVIANYFLTQMLLT from the coding sequence ATGACGTATTTAGAACATGTGGGTAAGTATTTTATGATGTTAAAGCGTGTTTTTAGAAAACCGCAGAAACGTCGTGTTTTTTACCAAGCATTAATGAAAGAAGTTGAAGATTTAGGTATTAAATCTTTAGGTATTATTATGTTTATCTCATTTTTTATTGGAGGAGTGATTGCATTACAAACTGCCTTAAATTTAGATAGCCCATTTATACCAGATTCTTTAATTGGTTTTGCCGCAAAAAGATCTATAATTCTAGAATTTGCACCTACATTTTGTTGTATTATTTTGGCAGGTAAAGTGGGTTCTTATATAACTTCTAGTATTGGTACAATGCGAGTTACAGAGCAAATTGATGCTTTAGAAGTTATGGGAATTAATTCACTTAATTTTTTAGTATTACCAAAAATTATAGCGGCTCTTTTTTTCTATCCTTTTTTAATAACGTTAGCAATGGCTCTTGGTATTTTTGGAGGTTGGATTGCAGGTGTGCTTTCTGGTTTGTTTGCAGGTACAGATTACATAACAGGTATTCAAACAGATTTTAAACCATTTTTAATAGTTTATGCATTAATAAAAACGATAATCTTTTCTTTTTTAATAGCTACTGTGCCTTCATATCATGGTTATTATGTAAAAGGAGGATCGATTGCTGTAGGAAGAGCAAGTACACAAGCTGTAGTTTGGACAACCATTTTAATAGTTATTGCAAATTATTTTTTAACTCAAATGCTATTAACATAA
- a CDS encoding ABC transporter ATP-binding protein gives MIEVKNLHKGFNGTEVLKGITTTFLPGKTNLIIGQSGSGKTVFLKSLIGLHVPEKGTVAFDGRLNTEFTQEQKMQWRQEIGMVFQGSALFDSQTVEENVMFPLKMFTKKSQSEMLDRVNTVLKRVNLENSNKKLPAELSGGMQKRVAIARAIVMNPKYLFCDEPNSGLDPQTAIVIDNLIQEITDEYKITTVINTHDMNSVIEIGEKIVFLNKGVKAWEGSSEDIFSTENESVVSFVYSSNLLKKVRQVYLDEIK, from the coding sequence ATGATAGAAGTAAAAAATTTACATAAAGGATTTAATGGTACAGAAGTTTTAAAAGGGATTACAACAACTTTTTTACCTGGTAAAACAAATTTAATTATTGGACAAAGTGGTTCTGGTAAAACAGTATTTTTAAAATCTTTAATTGGATTGCATGTTCCAGAGAAAGGAACAGTTGCTTTTGACGGAAGATTAAACACAGAATTTACTCAAGAACAAAAAATGCAGTGGAGACAAGAAATAGGCATGGTTTTTCAGGGAAGTGCTTTGTTTGATTCTCAAACGGTAGAAGAAAACGTAATGTTTCCTTTAAAGATGTTTACTAAGAAATCTCAATCGGAAATGTTAGATCGTGTAAACACAGTTCTTAAAAGGGTAAATTTAGAAAATTCCAACAAAAAATTACCTGCAGAACTATCTGGAGGAATGCAAAAGAGAGTTGCAATTGCTAGAGCAATTGTTATGAACCCTAAATATTTGTTTTGTGATGAACCAAATTCTGGTTTAGATCCTCAAACTGCAATTGTAATTGATAATTTAATTCAAGAAATTACAGATGAATATAAAATTACGACAGTAATAAATACACATGATATGAATTCTGTAATAGAAATTGGAGAAAAAATTGTTTTTTTAAATAAAGGAGTAAAAGCTTGGGAAGGTTCTAGTGAAGATATATTTTCTACTGAAAATGAGTCGGTTGTAAGTTTTGTTTATTCTTCTAATTTATTAAAGAAAGTTAGGCAAGTTTATTTAGATGAAATAAAATAA
- a CDS encoding CIA30 family protein — protein MNLSSQILFDFKKSVNIEDWKIVDDVVMGGKSYGSFILNNSGYGEFYGKISLENNGGFSSLRNKNINLKTIGYTEVVIKVKGDGKKYQFRLKDNLDNAHSYISPFTTSGEWQTIRIKLSEMYPAFRGRKLSIGNFSANSIAEIAFLIGNKKQEAFKLEIDKIYLQ, from the coding sequence ATGAATTTATCAAGCCAAATACTTTTCGACTTTAAAAAATCTGTAAACATTGAAGATTGGAAAATAGTAGATGATGTTGTAATGGGAGGAAAGTCTTATGGCAGTTTTATCTTAAATAATTCTGGTTATGGAGAATTTTATGGAAAAATCTCTTTAGAAAATAATGGCGGATTTTCATCATTAAGAAATAAAAATATAAACTTAAAAACTATTGGCTATACAGAGGTAGTTATAAAGGTAAAAGGAGATGGTAAAAAGTATCAATTTAGATTAAAAGATAATTTAGATAATGCTCATTCCTACATATCGCCTTTTACAACCTCCGGAGAGTGGCAAACTATCAGAATAAAGCTTTCAGAAATGTACCCTGCCTTTAGAGGAAGAAAATTATCAATCGGAAATTTTTCTGCTAACAGTATTGCTGAAATTGCATTTCTAATAGGTAATAAAAAACAAGAAGCTTTTAAATTAGAGATAGATAAAATTTATCTACAATAG
- a CDS encoding DUF389 domain-containing protein — protein sequence MEEDLKNPTPNAAENSKQNVQKDAKGLLESVKKFLIELFDFRDDTDHEATIEAIKADIPFKGATAWILLFAVFVASIGLNANSTAVVIGAMLISPLMGPILGLGMSFALNDINTFKKSLMNLGTMIGLSLFASFLFFYFFPLSEDNSELLGRVSPDIRDVLIAFFGGLALMVARTKKGTIASVIFGVAIATALMPPLCTAGYGLAKGKFSYFFGAMYLFTINTIFIALATFLVLKLLRFPMHKYANAAKRKRYSTIATVVGIAVMIPAIFTFITVFKENQVKTQVNNFIKNEVKTVKSFQLIDDSYSYENKIINLNFFNEVSDGEENILNNQLANNVSYDKIKDFKIIIKGSDTKSFELITTAYKEKREELKESKNIIAGLQKQIADLEETISSLNNRIEQDALNKNQKVVAFSRIAKDAKIRYVDIEEIGFASVLSSKDFIKIDTIPVATIKWNLKIPDSIITPKERELRNWLQKEMNLDTLFIKRD from the coding sequence ATGGAAGAAGATCTTAAAAACCCTACACCTAATGCAGCAGAAAATTCTAAACAAAATGTTCAGAAAGATGCAAAAGGTTTGCTAGAAAGTGTAAAAAAGTTTTTAATAGAACTTTTCGACTTTAGAGATGATACAGATCACGAAGCAACTATAGAAGCTATAAAAGCAGATATACCATTTAAAGGTGCTACAGCTTGGATTTTACTTTTTGCCGTTTTTGTGGCCTCTATCGGTTTAAATGCAAACTCTACAGCAGTTGTAATTGGTGCCATGTTAATATCGCCATTAATGGGGCCAATATTAGGTTTAGGTATGTCTTTTGCATTAAATGACATCAATACTTTTAAAAAGTCTTTGATGAACTTAGGAACCATGATTGGTTTAAGTTTATTTGCTTCGTTCTTGTTCTTTTACTTTTTTCCTTTAAGTGAAGATAATTCAGAATTATTAGGAAGAGTTAGTCCAGATATTCGAGATGTTTTAATTGCCTTTTTTGGTGGATTAGCCTTAATGGTTGCAAGAACAAAAAAAGGTACTATAGCTTCAGTTATTTTTGGTGTTGCAATTGCAACAGCATTAATGCCACCTTTATGTACAGCTGGTTATGGTTTAGCTAAAGGTAAATTTTCTTACTTTTTTGGTGCTATGTATTTATTTACTATAAATACTATTTTTATTGCATTGGCAACATTTTTGGTGTTAAAATTATTACGTTTTCCTATGCATAAATATGCAAATGCGGCTAAACGTAAAAGATACTCTACCATTGCAACAGTAGTTGGTATTGCTGTAATGATACCTGCCATATTTACTTTTATAACTGTTTTTAAAGAAAACCAAGTAAAAACACAGGTTAATAATTTTATTAAAAACGAAGTTAAAACTGTAAAGTCTTTTCAATTAATTGATGATTCTTACAGTTATGAAAATAAAATTATTAATCTTAATTTCTTTAATGAAGTAAGTGATGGCGAAGAAAATATTTTAAATAATCAATTAGCAAATAACGTTAGCTACGATAAAATAAAGGATTTTAAAATAATTATTAAGGGTAGCGATACCAAAAGTTTTGAGTTGATTACAACAGCTTATAAAGAGAAAAGAGAAGAGCTCAAGGAAAGTAAAAATATTATTGCAGGTTTACAAAAACAAATAGCAGATTTAGAGGAAACTATATCTAGTTTAAATAACAGAATAGAACAAGATGCTTTAAATAAAAATCAAAAAGTAGTAGCTTTTAGTAGAATAGCAAAAGATGCTAAAATAAGATACGTAGATATCGAAGAAATTGGTTTTGCAAGTGTTTTGTCTTCTAAAGATTTTATTAAAATTGATACAATTCCGGTTGCAACAATTAAATGGAATCTAAAGATACCAGATAGTATTATAACACCTAAAGAAAGGGAATTAAGAAATTGGTTGCAAAAAGAAATGAATTTAGATACTTTATTTATTAAAAGAGATTAA
- a CDS encoding SprT-like domain-containing protein, with translation MDTEYKNYIPQKAIPFLEFLINEHNFTLKIVNQRATKHGDFRSLPNGKFQITVNNNLNKYQFLLTLVHEIAHHVTHQKFGVVQAHGKEWKAIFQHLMLPFLNPNIYPNEILPHLANYLKNPKASTDSDVNLSLALRGNVAENGKHFIFDIPLNELFIFKNTIYKRGNKRRTRYECLNMSNKKVYLFNQNVEVKLYKDL, from the coding sequence TTGGATACAGAATATAAAAATTACATACCCCAAAAAGCAATTCCTTTTTTAGAATTTTTAATTAATGAACATAATTTCACATTAAAAATTGTAAACCAAAGAGCCACAAAACATGGCGATTTTAGAAGTTTACCAAATGGTAAATTTCAAATAACCGTAAATAATAATTTAAATAAATATCAATTTCTATTGACTTTGGTGCATGAAATAGCACATCATGTTACGCATCAAAAATTTGGAGTAGTTCAAGCACATGGTAAAGAATGGAAAGCTATTTTTCAGCATTTGATGTTGCCTTTTTTAAATCCAAATATTTATCCGAATGAAATTTTACCTCATTTAGCCAATTATTTAAAAAACCCGAAAGCAAGCACAGATTCTGATGTAAATTTATCTCTAGCTTTAAGAGGAAATGTTGCAGAAAATGGCAAACATTTTATTTTTGACATTCCTTTAAACGAACTCTTTATTTTTAAAAATACTATTTACAAACGCGGTAATAAAAGAAGAACTCGTTACGAATGCTTAAATATGTCTAATAAAAAAGTCTATTTATTTAATCAAAATGTAGAAGTAAAACTTTACAAAGATTTATAA
- a CDS encoding SDR family oxidoreductase — protein sequence MKNVVITGTSRGIGFELAKQFAENGHNVLALSRNTKPLLNYNHKNITVISVDLSNSNDLKKVSEFVENNWQSVDILINNAGKLVNKPFTELSSNDFLDVYKVNVFAVAEITKIMIPYLKKGSHVVTVSSMGGIQGSMKFAGLAAYSSAKGAVITLSELLAEEYKEQQIAFNVLALGAVQTEMLAEAFPDYQAPLTATEMADYIYNFALTGNKFYNGKVLQVSSTTP from the coding sequence ATGAAAAACGTAGTTATTACAGGTACAAGTAGAGGAATTGGTTTTGAACTTGCCAAACAGTTTGCAGAAAATGGTCATAATGTTTTGGCTTTGTCTAGAAATACAAAACCTTTGTTAAACTATAACCATAAAAATATTACAGTAATTTCTGTTGACTTATCGAACTCTAATGATTTAAAAAAAGTTTCTGAATTTGTAGAGAACAATTGGCAAAGTGTAGATATTTTAATAAACAATGCTGGTAAACTTGTAAATAAACCTTTTACAGAGCTTTCTTCTAACGACTTTCTAGATGTTTATAAAGTAAATGTATTTGCAGTTGCAGAAATCACAAAAATTATGATTCCTTATTTAAAGAAAGGAAGTCATGTAGTTACTGTTAGTTCTATGGGCGGAATTCAAGGAAGCATGAAGTTTGCAGGATTGGCTGCATATTCATCTGCCAAAGGTGCTGTTATTACCTTATCAGAATTGTTAGCAGAAGAATATAAAGAACAACAAATAGCTTTTAATGTTTTGGCTTTAGGAGCCGTACAAACAGAAATGTTAGCAGAAGCTTTTCCTGATTATCAAGCACCTTTAACAGCTACAGAAATGGCAGATTATATATATAACTTTGCTTTAACAGGTAATAAATTTTATAACGGTAAAGTTTTACAGGTATCTTCTACAACTCCGTAA